One Papio anubis isolate 15944 chromosome 9, Panubis1.0, whole genome shotgun sequence genomic window carries:
- the PHETA1 gene encoding sesquipedalian-1 produces MKLNERSLAFYATCDAPVDNAGFLYKKGGRHAAYHRRWFVLRGNMLFYFEDAASREPVGVIILEGCTVELVEAAEEFAFAVRFAGTRARTYVLAAESQAAMEGWVKALSRASFDYLRLVVRELEQQLAAVRGGGGMALPQPQSLPSVPAPVPALPLPLPLPRRPSALPPKENGCAVWSTEATFRPGPEPPPPPPRRRASAPHGPLDVAPFARLHECYGQEIRALRGQWLSSRVQP; encoded by the coding sequence ATGAAGCTGAACGAGCGCAGCCTGGCCTTCTACGCCACCTGCGACGCCCCAGTGGACAACGCAGGCTTCCTGTACAAGAAGGGCGGGCGACACGCAGCCTACCACCGGCGCTGGTTCGTCCTGCGCGGGAACATGCTCTTCTACTTCGAGGATGCGGCCAGCCGCGAGCCTGTGGGCGTCATCATCCTGGAGGGCTGTACCGTGGAGCTGGTGGAGGCCGCGGAGGAGTTCGCCTTCGCCGTGCGCTTCGCGGGGACCCGGGCGCGCACCTACGTGCTGGCCGCTGAGAGTCAGGCCGCCATGGAGGGTTGGGTCAAGGCCCTGTCGCGTGCCAGCTTCGACTACCTGCGGCTGGTGGTGCGTGAGCTGGAGCAGCAGCTGGCGGCTGTGCGCGGCGGGGGTGGCAtggccctgccccagcctcagtCCCTGCCCTCTGTCCCGGCCccagtcccagccctgcccctgcccctgcccctgccccgccGGCCCAGCGCCCTCCCGCCCAAGGAGAATGGCTGTGCTGTCTGGAGCACTGAGGCCACCTTCAGACCTGGACCCGAGCCCCCTCCGCCACCGCCTCGCCGCCGGGCCTCGGCACCCCACGGGCCCCTGGACGTGGCCCCCTTCGCCCGGCTGCACGAGTGCTATGGCCAGGAGATCCGGGCCCTGCGCGGCCAGTGGCTCAGCAGCCGGGTCCAGCCCTGA